One Shewanella sp. MR-4 DNA window includes the following coding sequences:
- a CDS encoding SO2930 family diheme c-type cytochrome, whose translation MFNKTTHPLAKKGVKATPRHLWPSNSHRNKAQSKANWLMPTGVALLMAFNLTGCFSDDEPAPEVVTPPVVQPPETGPTFPEGAIKILPGDNLTTRIQEALINAQSGAVIVLPKGTFNIDSTLLFDGDVDGDGSYAKNVTIMGYGMKDTILNFAQANSGDGIFVQNALNITIQDLSVNEAKNNGIKLKNTNGIILRRVGAVWEGELDKDNGAYGLYPVECENILIEDSYVRGSADAGIYVGQSQYIVVRRNIAKENVAGIEVENSKYADVYDNEAMGNTGGILVFDLPINNHRYGSSVRIFNNKVYDNNTPNFANASANPAGVHIVPPGTGVIVLSTADVEIFNNEITHHDTLGVTVSSFFIAEPDMTSFVGNYGQPGQAIEDGWRPVPRNIYLHDNLITDYGSKPKGYLIQDIIRAYVISHGTLPGVLYDGLGEMLANNGTAAYLGLKEAPFAADGSDNVCASDNGDVSYGRLYANSNTDISIADVQYEKTQNNLLKCTQVSLPVHTVTFAGQVFGCGVDDNTAGCDGGVLVGGGGTIGEGEGGLVGDGDQSLCQATGSNVSWDALLKANCPKLSDYNLFSDAKNPTAGPNSGGVPYDLNTQLFTDYASKYRFVYLPSGQKASYSENEAFDFPVGSVIVKTFALPSDTSKRGISNESLIETRLLIHRPTGWSALPYVWKTDKTDATLAKAGAISSQTLSHKGESLTFNYMVPSMNQCKQCHQFKADDNSNAVFVPIGPKARHLNRNYSYQDGTMNQLLKWESLGILQGLPNLSQVPQVPAYHDGDEATVASLSDTALMQTAKGYLDINCAHCHRPEGNASNTGLKLEYWRGYSDDAGFSHGTCKSPIAYGGGNLGFDVVPGNAAESIMHFRMQSTTPGDRMPEIGRSLSHDEGVALISEWIKRLPAASCSH comes from the coding sequence ATGTTCAACAAGACGACACATCCACTGGCGAAGAAGGGCGTTAAGGCGACACCACGCCACCTTTGGCCGAGTAACTCCCACAGGAATAAAGCTCAAAGTAAGGCGAATTGGCTGATGCCAACTGGGGTCGCCCTACTGATGGCGTTTAATCTCACGGGTTGTTTTTCTGACGATGAACCAGCACCAGAGGTCGTCACGCCACCCGTGGTTCAGCCCCCTGAAACGGGCCCCACCTTCCCCGAAGGCGCCATCAAAATCCTTCCGGGGGATAATCTCACCACCCGTATTCAAGAAGCCTTAATCAACGCGCAAAGTGGCGCTGTGATTGTACTACCAAAGGGCACCTTTAATATCGATTCGACATTACTGTTCGATGGCGACGTGGATGGGGATGGCAGTTATGCCAAAAACGTCACTATCATGGGCTACGGGATGAAGGACACTATCCTCAATTTCGCCCAAGCTAACTCGGGGGATGGGATTTTCGTGCAAAATGCGCTGAACATTACCATTCAAGATCTGTCGGTCAATGAGGCCAAAAACAACGGCATCAAGCTTAAAAATACCAATGGCATTATACTGCGCCGCGTGGGGGCGGTGTGGGAAGGTGAGCTCGACAAAGATAACGGCGCCTATGGTCTGTATCCCGTTGAGTGTGAAAACATTTTGATTGAAGACAGCTATGTCCGCGGCAGTGCCGATGCGGGGATTTATGTGGGCCAATCCCAATATATTGTGGTGCGCCGCAATATCGCCAAGGAAAACGTTGCGGGGATCGAAGTAGAAAACTCTAAGTATGCCGATGTGTATGACAACGAAGCCATGGGCAACACTGGCGGGATTTTAGTGTTCGACTTGCCGATCAACAACCACAGATACGGCTCTAGTGTGCGGATTTTCAACAACAAAGTGTATGACAACAACACCCCTAACTTCGCCAACGCCTCGGCCAACCCAGCTGGTGTGCATATAGTGCCGCCGGGGACAGGGGTGATAGTGCTGTCGACCGCCGATGTGGAAATCTTCAATAACGAAATTACCCATCACGACACCTTAGGGGTGACTGTCAGCAGCTTCTTTATTGCAGAACCCGATATGACCTCCTTTGTCGGCAACTATGGTCAACCAGGTCAAGCCATTGAAGATGGCTGGCGCCCTGTGCCGCGCAATATCTACTTGCACGACAACCTGATCACTGACTATGGCAGCAAGCCTAAAGGTTATTTAATTCAAGATATTATCCGTGCGTATGTCATCAGTCACGGCACCTTGCCCGGCGTGCTCTACGACGGCTTAGGGGAAATGCTTGCCAATAACGGCACCGCCGCTTACCTAGGTTTAAAAGAGGCACCCTTTGCCGCAGATGGCAGCGATAACGTCTGCGCCAGTGATAACGGTGATGTGTCCTACGGCAGACTCTATGCCAACAGCAACACCGACATCAGCATCGCCGATGTGCAATACGAGAAGACCCAGAACAACCTGCTGAAATGTACCCAGGTGAGCCTACCCGTGCACACAGTCACCTTCGCGGGCCAAGTGTTTGGCTGCGGGGTTGACGATAATACCGCGGGCTGTGATGGCGGCGTGCTCGTTGGCGGCGGTGGCACTATCGGTGAAGGCGAAGGTGGCTTGGTGGGTGATGGTGACCAAAGTCTTTGTCAGGCGACGGGTTCAAACGTCAGTTGGGATGCGCTGCTAAAAGCAAACTGCCCTAAACTGTCGGATTACAATCTGTTCAGCGATGCCAAAAACCCTACGGCAGGGCCTAATTCGGGCGGTGTCCCTTACGATCTAAACACTCAGCTCTTTACCGACTACGCCAGTAAATACCGCTTTGTGTATTTGCCTTCGGGACAAAAAGCCAGTTACTCCGAAAACGAAGCGTTTGATTTCCCAGTGGGTAGCGTTATCGTCAAAACCTTTGCCTTGCCAAGCGATACCAGTAAGCGTGGGATCAGTAACGAGAGTTTGATTGAAACCCGTTTGCTGATCCATCGTCCAACCGGTTGGAGCGCCCTGCCCTATGTATGGAAGACCGACAAGACAGATGCGACGCTGGCGAAAGCCGGTGCGATTAGCAGTCAAACCTTAAGCCATAAAGGAGAAAGCCTCACCTTTAATTACATGGTCCCGAGCATGAACCAATGTAAACAGTGTCACCAGTTTAAGGCCGATGACAACAGCAACGCCGTGTTTGTGCCTATTGGTCCTAAGGCGCGCCATTTAAACCGCAATTACAGCTATCAAGATGGCACTATGAACCAACTGTTGAAATGGGAAAGCCTAGGTATTTTGCAGGGATTACCGAACCTGAGCCAAGTACCACAAGTGCCCGCCTACCACGATGGTGACGAAGCCACAGTCGCAAGCTTAAGCGATACCGCATTAATGCAGACGGCTAAGGGTTATCTCGACATCAACTGCGCCCATTGCCATAGACCCGAGGGTAACGCTTCTAACACTGGCCTTAAACTCGAATACTGGCGTGGCTATAGCGATGATGCAGGTTTCTCCCACGGTACCTGTAAATCGCCGATCGCCTATGGCGGTGGAAACTTAGGTTTCGACGTCGTGCCTGGCAATGCCGCTGAGTCCATCATGCACTTTAGAATGCAAAGTACGACCCCGGGCGATCGTATGCCTGAAATCGGTCGCAGCCTATCCCATGATGAAGGCGTGGCGCTGATCAGCGAATGGATTAAACGCCTGCCTGCAGCAAGCTGCTCGCACTAG
- the mprF gene encoding bifunctional lysylphosphatidylglycerol flippase/synthetase MprF codes for MGRRIRVIISLLIFTVSLLLLYNLEQDYQLNDILAEVKLFSFSQLALAVALTVTSYLILTLYDYLAIKQLGSSLSYPKVAPVSFLAFTFSNTIGFSLLTGTSIRYKFYSELGLSGNQITQIVLACSVTFFLGLFFICGIALINFPAQQLADLPLPAWLFSLSRVFGVLMLLCVVGYFLFSLWRKKPIYFRGFEFAPPERSQSLKQIVVSTLDWLVVGTLFYSLLPAVDGLSYLQVLSIFFVANAIGVLAHVPGGIGVFESVVTVTLSQYLPVEQILGSVIVYRVIYYIVPFMLALIYFVAGLVLSNKDKLSKINIDLHIVRQLLPPLLSISVFSVGLVLLLSVVNPSIVHKYHWLGEIVPLPIVELSSLILSASGILLLLLSHGLFKRYQKAFVLTQKLLLVAIVFIVLKGAEWQISLALGLIYLLMLPCEQVFYRQGSIVGVKYSFGWLLSLAAALFLMVWVLFFAYQDVDYDHSLWLTFSQDSHVSRALRGGAIALVILLGFAIRYVLAVRKPHTSRLDSSTLSCTMEIVANAPSSHGYLALVQDKSLLFNEDKDAFLMYARAGHCWVVMGDPIGNPDKFDDLLWQFRELCDAYDGWPVFYQVTQKYLPHFLEQGLSLYKLGEEAIVSLAEFELQSSKYRSLRQSHAKALREGLSFKVVDASEVQSLLPTLEAISTSWLKAKQGREKGFSVGYFSSAYLCTTPMALVYLNGELVAFSNVWASGAKMEFSVDLMRYLPNLSGSNIMDFLFTELLLWGKQQGYQQFNLGMAPMSGLTDRALVPFWTKLAKTVYKKGNKFYNFQGLRRYKDKFNPRWEAKYLICYGGLSLPVVVGSLVTLTSRGATGVFKK; via the coding sequence ATGGGGAGACGCATTCGGGTGATTATTAGCTTACTAATATTCACAGTCTCGTTATTGCTTTTGTATAACCTTGAACAGGATTATCAATTAAATGATATTTTGGCTGAGGTTAAATTATTTTCATTTTCACAGCTTGCGCTTGCCGTTGCATTGACTGTGACCAGCTACTTAATCTTGACCTTGTATGATTATCTTGCGATTAAACAACTTGGCTCATCATTAAGTTATCCAAAGGTCGCTCCCGTTTCATTTTTAGCCTTTACCTTTTCCAATACCATAGGGTTTTCATTACTCACAGGCACTTCGATACGCTATAAGTTTTATTCAGAGTTAGGGTTAAGCGGTAATCAGATAACTCAAATAGTGCTCGCCTGCTCGGTGACTTTTTTCCTCGGGTTATTCTTCATTTGTGGTATCGCGCTGATTAACTTCCCGGCGCAGCAACTGGCTGATTTGCCATTGCCAGCTTGGCTGTTTTCCTTGAGCCGTGTGTTTGGCGTTCTGATGCTGCTCTGTGTCGTAGGCTATTTTCTGTTTAGTCTGTGGCGTAAAAAACCGATTTATTTTCGTGGGTTTGAGTTTGCGCCTCCCGAACGGTCTCAGTCGTTGAAACAGATTGTGGTCTCGACACTCGATTGGTTAGTGGTGGGAACATTATTCTATTCCCTGCTGCCTGCGGTGGATGGTTTAAGTTACCTTCAAGTGCTCAGTATTTTCTTTGTGGCAAATGCCATCGGGGTGCTTGCCCATGTGCCTGGAGGGATTGGTGTTTTTGAATCTGTGGTTACAGTGACCTTATCCCAGTATTTACCCGTTGAACAAATATTGGGCTCGGTGATTGTGTATCGGGTCATTTATTATATTGTGCCTTTTATGCTGGCCCTGATTTATTTTGTGGCGGGTTTAGTATTAAGTAATAAGGATAAATTATCTAAGATAAATATTGATTTACATATTGTCAGACAGTTATTACCACCACTATTAAGCATTAGTGTGTTTTCCGTCGGTTTAGTTTTATTGCTGTCAGTGGTTAATCCTTCCATTGTGCACAAATATCATTGGCTAGGGGAGATAGTGCCGCTACCGATTGTCGAATTGTCGAGCTTAATATTGAGTGCCAGTGGTATTTTGTTGCTGTTATTATCCCATGGCTTGTTTAAGCGTTATCAAAAAGCCTTCGTACTCACCCAAAAGCTATTATTAGTAGCCATTGTTTTTATTGTGCTTAAAGGCGCTGAATGGCAGATTTCCCTAGCACTCGGTCTTATCTATTTATTAATGCTGCCCTGTGAACAGGTGTTTTATCGCCAAGGTTCGATTGTGGGCGTTAAATATTCCTTCGGCTGGTTATTATCCCTCGCCGCGGCGTTATTTTTGATGGTGTGGGTGTTGTTTTTTGCCTACCAAGATGTGGATTATGACCATTCGCTCTGGTTAACCTTCTCGCAGGATAGCCATGTGTCCCGCGCGTTACGGGGTGGTGCGATAGCCCTCGTGATTCTGCTCGGCTTTGCCATTCGTTATGTGCTTGCGGTGCGAAAACCCCATACCAGTCGCCTAGATAGCTCGACCTTGAGCTGCACCATGGAGATTGTTGCCAATGCGCCGAGTAGCCACGGTTATCTTGCCTTAGTACAAGATAAATCGCTGTTATTTAATGAAGATAAAGATGCCTTCTTAATGTATGCCCGCGCCGGACATTGCTGGGTGGTGATGGGCGATCCTATCGGTAATCCAGATAAATTTGATGATCTCCTGTGGCAGTTTCGCGAGCTGTGTGACGCCTACGATGGTTGGCCGGTGTTTTATCAAGTGACGCAAAAGTATTTACCCCACTTTTTAGAGCAAGGGTTGAGCCTGTATAAACTCGGCGAAGAGGCCATAGTGTCCTTAGCGGAATTTGAATTGCAGTCGAGTAAGTATCGCAGTTTGCGGCAGAGCCATGCTAAGGCATTAAGGGAAGGCTTGAGCTTTAAGGTTGTCGATGCCAGTGAAGTACAGAGTCTATTGCCAACATTAGAGGCTATTTCAACCAGTTGGCTTAAGGCCAAACAGGGGCGAGAAAAAGGGTTTTCGGTTGGTTATTTCTCCTCAGCTTACCTGTGCACCACGCCTATGGCCTTAGTGTATTTGAATGGCGAGCTGGTGGCCTTTTCCAATGTGTGGGCCAGTGGCGCCAAAATGGAGTTCTCCGTTGATTTGATGCGTTATCTGCCGAATTTATCGGGCAGCAACATAATGGACTTTTTGTTTACAGAGCTATTGCTTTGGGGCAAACAGCAAGGATATCAGCAGTTTAATCTTGGCATGGCGCCCATGTCTGGATTAACCGATAGAGCCTTGGTACCGTTTTGGACCAAGCTTGCCAAAACGGTTTATAAGAAGGGGAATAAATTTTACAACTTTCAGGGGCTTAGAAGGTATAAGGATAAGTTTAATCCAAGATGGGAAGCTAAGTATTTGATTTGTTATGGAGGGCTATCTTTACCCGTAGTGGTGGGTAGTTTGGTGACCTTAACGAGTCGTGGTGCAACTGGCGTATTTAAAAAGTAG
- a CDS encoding AcvB/VirJ family lysyl-phosphatidylglycerol hydrolase: protein MTKSLIKILSVLLLCSTANAFADEFADNLGLSLLPVEPSTQVNVSSYHTKPPLVIFLSGDGGWATLDKAVGGILQQQGWPVVGWSSLKYYWKQKDPKDVTQDTLAIIDKYQAEFGTQKVILIGYSFGAEVIPFVLNQMPARYRNNVLGAVLLSPSQSSDFEIHVSEMVTSDNQSARYLTLPEVNKQTTVPMLCLYGKEDDAPLHLCPAVKQPNVTVIALSGGHSFDDDYDKVVKLIKGWLKPS from the coding sequence ATGACGAAATCCTTAATCAAGATACTGAGCGTTTTACTTTTATGTTCAACTGCTAACGCCTTTGCCGATGAGTTTGCCGATAATCTGGGGCTAAGCTTGTTGCCTGTCGAACCATCAACTCAGGTAAACGTTTCCTCATACCACACCAAACCACCGCTGGTGATTTTTTTGAGTGGCGATGGCGGTTGGGCGACCCTTGATAAAGCCGTTGGGGGCATTTTACAGCAGCAGGGCTGGCCTGTGGTCGGCTGGAGCTCGCTGAAATACTATTGGAAACAAAAAGATCCCAAAGATGTCACCCAAGATACCTTAGCCATAATCGACAAGTACCAAGCGGAATTTGGCACGCAAAAAGTGATTTTGATTGGTTATTCCTTCGGGGCCGAAGTCATCCCCTTTGTGCTAAATCAGATGCCCGCGCGGTATCGAAACAACGTCTTGGGTGCTGTGCTGCTCTCTCCTTCACAATCTTCGGATTTTGAAATCCATGTGAGCGAGATGGTCACCTCGGATAATCAATCGGCCCGTTACTTAACCTTGCCCGAAGTGAACAAACAAACCACTGTGCCTATGCTTTGCCTCTACGGTAAAGAGGACGATGCGCCGCTGCATTTATGCCCTGCGGTCAAGCAGCCCAATGTCACTGTGATCGCGTTAAGCGGTGGCCACAGTTTTGATGATGACTACGATAAAGTGGTCAAGCTGATAAAAGGTTGGCTAAAGCCAAGTTAG
- a CDS encoding DUF3083 family protein produces the protein MSLSHQQKVYIPKEARTNQYITAEIKVTDELLAQYPDFHSCYQTLSRIIFNLAEQHDLRNVHVITNDKLPVVRYHTEAYCFQTAEQILFFYNPAYHEAQNLFTEDNYRARKLRIVFLATGDEIRSNSANFHTRVRELLNELMPKLPIKDLKVKIRDHQHLSYDLFAKSKGNKETYGYKLRAIAPRYKARKCDLPENVSSLTYVTVSLPLSRKLKQGLLPDSATDFSPLYQHLEDNFLKAATNKQLTRLAMIANGLTPLVRNSKFEKLDSKAEVQMIGFDPNATEQQVIRRWDADNLVEAAHFTIVAGAKDCDDSGYGRFMNNVEAALKTFAAEIGLDPEREDLVVRFHQHISYQL, from the coding sequence ATGTCCCTTAGCCATCAGCAAAAAGTGTACATACCCAAGGAAGCTCGTACCAACCAGTACATCACCGCCGAAATTAAAGTCACGGATGAATTACTGGCGCAATACCCCGATTTCCATAGCTGTTATCAAACCTTAAGCCGCATTATTTTTAACTTGGCAGAACAACACGATCTCCGTAACGTTCATGTGATCACTAACGATAAACTGCCAGTCGTGCGTTACCACACCGAAGCCTATTGTTTCCAAACCGCTGAACAAATTCTGTTTTTTTATAATCCTGCCTATCACGAGGCACAAAACCTGTTTACCGAAGACAACTACCGCGCCCGCAAACTGCGTATTGTGTTCTTAGCGACAGGCGATGAGATCCGTAGCAACTCGGCCAATTTCCATACCCGAGTACGAGAACTCCTAAACGAATTAATGCCTAAGCTGCCGATTAAAGATCTCAAAGTGAAGATCCGCGACCACCAGCATTTATCCTATGATTTATTTGCTAAATCAAAAGGTAATAAAGAAACCTACGGCTATAAACTCCGAGCCATTGCACCAAGATACAAGGCCAGAAAATGTGACCTGCCGGAAAATGTTAGCTCACTCACCTATGTCACCGTCAGCCTGCCGCTGAGTCGCAAGCTCAAACAAGGTTTACTACCCGACTCCGCAACGGACTTTAGCCCGTTATATCAACATCTTGAAGATAACTTCCTCAAGGCGGCGACTAATAAGCAATTAACCCGTTTAGCTATGATCGCCAACGGCTTAACCCCCTTAGTGCGTAACAGTAAGTTTGAGAAGCTCGACAGTAAGGCCGAAGTGCAAATGATCGGTTTTGACCCGAACGCAACCGAGCAACAAGTGATCCGCCGCTGGGATGCCGACAACCTAGTCGAAGCCGCGCATTTTACTATCGTCGCGGGCGCCAAGGACTGTGATGACTCCGGCTATGGCCGTTTTATGAATAACGTCGAAGCCGCACTGAAAACTTTTGCCGCCGAGATTGGGCTAGATCCAGAGCGGGAAGATCTCGTGGTGCGCTTCCACCAGCACATTAGCTACCAGCTCTAG
- a CDS encoding arylesterase produces MAKAVSACILLSLFITTPVQAAKVLILGDSLGASYGMSEQLGWVALLQKNLPEHEFTNGSVSGETTAGGLRRLPALLDSVTPDLVVVELGGNDGLRGFPPTQLKNNLIQIITLAKNSGAKVLLTEIMVPPNYGPRYTQKFTQVYQEIAKDEEIALIPFFMQDIAPHPELMQRDGIHPNEKAQEKIATWMQPWIEKALTQ; encoded by the coding sequence ATGGCAAAGGCCGTGAGCGCCTGCATCCTGTTAAGTCTGTTTATAACCACGCCAGTTCAGGCGGCGAAAGTGTTGATCCTCGGCGATAGCTTAGGTGCCAGCTATGGCATGTCGGAACAATTAGGCTGGGTGGCGCTGCTGCAAAAAAATTTACCCGAGCATGAATTTACCAATGGTTCGGTAAGCGGTGAAACCACAGCGGGCGGTTTGCGTCGTTTGCCTGCACTGCTCGATTCCGTAACCCCCGATTTGGTGGTGGTCGAACTCGGTGGTAACGATGGTTTACGTGGATTCCCCCCGACGCAACTCAAAAATAACCTAATCCAAATCATTACCCTAGCGAAAAATAGCGGTGCTAAAGTGCTACTGACCGAAATCATGGTACCGCCTAACTATGGCCCTCGCTATACCCAAAAGTTCACCCAAGTGTATCAAGAGATTGCTAAAGACGAGGAGATTGCATTAATCCCCTTCTTTATGCAGGACATTGCTCCCCACCCTGAGTTGATGCAAAGGGACGGAATTCATCCCAATGAAAAGGCCCAAGAGAAGATCGCCACTTGGATGCAACCTTGGATTGAAAAAGCCTTAACTCAATAA
- a CDS encoding ABC transporter ATP-binding protein: protein MSNVVSKNSAINVVNLEKSVTTQEGSLTILKGINLDVKQGESVAILGPSGSGKSTLLGLLAALDTPTSGEIWLDGQALSPLNEEQKAALRKQKVSFIFQSFMLVDTLTALENVMLPAELAGVKNAKEKAEAMLGRVGLSHRLTHLPKQLSGGEQQRVAIARAFICEPKVLFADEPTGNLDSVNGHKIADMLFELNQESHTTLILVTHDLQLAKRCQRQLVMDNGHLQEELDSASSHSVNDNLELSAKEA from the coding sequence ATGTCTAACGTCGTTTCAAAAAACAGTGCCATCAATGTTGTTAACCTCGAAAAATCGGTGACTACTCAGGAAGGTTCGCTCACTATCCTCAAGGGCATTAACTTAGATGTCAAGCAGGGGGAAAGTGTGGCGATATTAGGCCCCTCAGGTTCGGGCAAATCGACACTGCTTGGCTTACTCGCCGCGCTCGATACCCCCACTTCGGGGGAGATTTGGCTCGATGGCCAAGCCCTATCACCGCTCAATGAAGAACAGAAAGCCGCGCTGCGTAAGCAGAAGGTGAGCTTTATTTTTCAATCTTTTATGTTAGTTGATACCTTAACTGCCCTCGAAAATGTGATGCTACCTGCCGAGCTTGCTGGGGTTAAAAATGCCAAGGAGAAGGCCGAGGCCATGCTGGGGCGCGTGGGGTTATCCCACCGTTTGACCCATTTACCTAAACAGCTATCCGGCGGCGAGCAGCAAAGGGTGGCCATTGCTCGCGCCTTTATCTGTGAACCTAAGGTGCTATTTGCCGACGAGCCAACCGGCAATTTGGACAGTGTTAACGGCCATAAAATTGCCGATATGTTGTTTGAGCTGAACCAAGAGAGCCACACCACGCTCATCCTAGTCACCCACGACTTGCAATTGGCGAAGCGCTGCCAAAGGCAACTGGTTATGGACAACGGCCACTTACAGGAAGAGTTAGATTCGGCCTCATCGCACAGCGTGAATGACAACCTTGAATTAAGCGCCAAGGAGGCCTAA
- a CDS encoding ABC transporter permease, translated as MELNLAWRLFKRELQQGQLLLIILAITLAVLSVSGLARVSERLQVAINGQATQFIAADRIIDSPVQIDASILAKADELGLKHVTNMQFNSMVYAGDKFQLVTVRAVESGYPLKGDIELKAANGQDEKAQGLPHADEVWFESRLGGLLGYPQTLELGNSEFRLSQEISRLPDAGFNPFASSPVVLMRIEDVAKTGVIQPGSRVTYLYQFVGEESAFSAFENSVKPLLNNSQRWVDVQSGDSPIAGAVKRAERFLLLASLLGIALACAAIGIAAQRYCQRHYDVVAMLKTFGASSTQIRRLFGIHLLLVTLFGIVLGLIGGALLDLGINQLLPPEIAAYSPPLTRPLLLGISTGLISAFMFSAYPLMRLLAIPPLRVLQRQLEGLQLGMWLHLLLSLGAMALLGYLYSQSWALTLTVVAAVLLLGVLLSILGFVMIRLGHSVGMKTTNPLQLALAGLRRRARQNAVQLVGFSAALVLLLTILALRQDLLNEWQKQLPENAPNYFLVNIAPDDAKPLNDFMAQKGIAATDIYPVIRGRLTQINGETLISDEQAEAGEKGRVGISRELNLTWRNSLPANNELVEGHFNQAADEVSVESGVADRLGLKLGDTLTYMIDNQELRVKVASIRAVHWETMQPNFFMIFTQEALAPFAYTSMASFYLDDKKTDVQGSDAPKSTVILELIQQFPTVSIIDVGAMVGQLRQIIEQVSLSLTLVLVLVLLASSLVLIAQTEAGMATRQRELAVLRTFGASGWLLRSATGLEFALLGGIAGVLAVIVAEFALYLLKTQVFELNVYMHWPWWGIAPVCGALLVALLGVWRCRQLLNQSCAELLKAGA; from the coding sequence ATGGAGCTTAATTTGGCATGGCGCCTGTTTAAGCGCGAGCTGCAACAGGGGCAGTTGTTATTGATAATCCTCGCCATTACCTTGGCGGTGCTGTCGGTCAGTGGTCTTGCGCGGGTCAGTGAGCGTTTGCAGGTCGCGATAAACGGGCAAGCGACTCAGTTTATCGCCGCCGATCGCATCATCGACTCTCCCGTTCAAATTGATGCCAGCATTCTGGCTAAGGCCGACGAGCTTGGTCTTAAGCATGTGACCAATATGCAATTTAACTCTATGGTGTATGCGGGGGATAAGTTTCAGTTAGTCACAGTGCGGGCGGTCGAGTCTGGTTATCCACTTAAGGGCGACATAGAACTTAAAGCGGCCAATGGCCAAGATGAAAAAGCCCAAGGCTTGCCCCACGCCGATGAGGTGTGGTTTGAGAGTCGCTTAGGGGGACTCTTGGGATACCCGCAAACACTGGAGTTAGGCAACAGTGAGTTTCGTTTAAGTCAAGAAATCAGCCGCTTACCCGATGCGGGTTTTAATCCATTCGCTTCTTCCCCCGTGGTGTTAATGCGGATTGAAGATGTCGCCAAGACTGGGGTTATTCAACCCGGCAGCCGAGTGACCTATCTGTATCAATTTGTGGGTGAAGAAAGCGCCTTCAGCGCCTTTGAAAATAGCGTTAAACCGCTGCTGAATAATTCCCAGCGCTGGGTCGATGTGCAGTCTGGCGACTCACCGATAGCGGGCGCGGTGAAGCGGGCGGAGCGTTTTTTACTGCTGGCAAGTTTGCTCGGTATTGCGCTGGCCTGCGCCGCGATTGGGATTGCTGCCCAGCGTTACTGCCAACGTCATTATGATGTGGTCGCCATGCTCAAAACCTTTGGCGCCTCATCAACTCAAATCCGTCGACTATTCGGCATCCATTTACTGCTGGTGACGCTGTTTGGCATTGTGCTGGGGTTAATCGGCGGGGCACTGCTGGATTTAGGCATTAATCAACTATTACCCCCTGAAATCGCTGCTTATTCGCCGCCGTTGACTCGGCCGCTACTGCTTGGGATCAGCACAGGGCTTATCAGCGCCTTTATGTTTTCGGCCTATCCTTTAATGCGTCTGCTGGCCATTCCGCCACTGCGCGTTTTACAAAGGCAACTCGAGGGCTTGCAGCTCGGCATGTGGCTGCATTTACTCCTCAGTTTAGGGGCGATGGCACTTTTGGGATATTTGTATTCCCAAAGCTGGGCACTGACACTGACGGTGGTCGCGGCTGTGCTGCTACTGGGCGTATTGCTCAGTATTTTAGGCTTTGTGATGATCCGCCTTGGTCACAGTGTCGGCATGAAAACCACCAATCCCTTGCAACTGGCTCTCGCGGGGTTACGCCGCCGCGCGCGGCAAAATGCGGTGCAATTGGTGGGCTTTAGTGCGGCCTTGGTATTGCTATTGACCATTTTGGCCCTGAGGCAAGATTTACTGAACGAGTGGCAAAAACAGCTGCCCGAGAATGCGCCCAACTATTTCTTGGTCAATATCGCCCCCGATGATGCTAAGCCATTAAATGACTTTATGGCGCAAAAGGGCATAGCTGCAACGGATATCTATCCCGTGATTCGCGGCCGCTTGACTCAAATCAATGGTGAAACCTTGATTTCCGACGAGCAGGCCGAAGCGGGAGAGAAGGGGCGAGTAGGGATTTCCCGCGAGCTTAATCTCACCTGGCGCAATAGCTTACCCGCCAACAATGAGTTAGTTGAAGGGCATTTTAATCAGGCGGCGGATGAGGTTTCTGTCGAGTCAGGTGTTGCCGATCGTTTAGGACTAAAGCTAGGCGATACGCTGACTTACATGATTGATAACCAAGAGCTTAGGGTCAAGGTCGCTAGTATCCGTGCCGTGCACTGGGAAACCATGCAACCAAACTTCTTTATGATCTTCACTCAAGAAGCGCTGGCGCCCTTTGCCTATACCTCGATGGCAAGCTTCTACCTCGACGATAAAAAAACGGATGTACAAGGGAGTGATGCTCCGAAGAGCACAGTGATCCTCGAACTTATCCAGCAGTTCCCAACGGTGTCGATTATCGATGTCGGCGCCATGGTGGGGCAATTGCGGCAGATTATTGAGCAGGTGTCCCTGTCGCTGACGTTGGTCTTGGTTCTCGTTTTACTGGCCAGTTCTTTAGTGCTTATTGCGCAAACCGAGGCGGGAATGGCGACACGCCAGCGTGAACTCGCAGTGCTGCGCACCTTTGGCGCCTCAGGCTGGTTACTGCGTAGCGCCACTGGGCTTGAATTTGCGTTACTGGGGGGCATAGCTGGGGTACTTGCAGTGATAGTGGCCGAATTTGCGCTGTATCTGTTAAAGACCCAAGTGTTTGAACTCAATGTGTATATGCACTGGCCCTGGTGGGGGATTGCCCCTGTCTGCGGTGCCTTGTTAGTTGCATTACTGGGTGTTTGGCGCTGCCGTCAATTGCTCAATCAATCCTGCGCCGAATTATTAAAAGCGGGCGCTTAA